In one Neobacillus sp. CF12 genomic region, the following are encoded:
- a CDS encoding site-specific DNA-methyltransferase codes for MTNLSQQKRKRMMEFLDSIKQSSNDEQIKAVNEIESFLIEKRYGLVWEEHEENVDLLMVKNIPVFSEEKSLKIRSNSNKLINHLLIGDNLHSLRLLQKTHKGNVDMIYIDPPYNTESEGFYYNDTYVGKDDGFSHSKWLSLMEKRLRIARDLLSDKGFIFISIDDNEYAPLKMLMDEIFGQENYQKTDYLQVRYADKILKQDMVYHKQIEQVLIYSKIPGTKPNQKQEVYGFEKFSYSFEEKATPVKTLNLGGKKVDVFEKGDWKLIKGEGSADGLKEVWASGSILNGNSSGRFARDYLTGRSSEDGLGVLYKVYGIGDDQFDSRYFVGPSREGATRMKYYQGVPIEKLDGETKVSKPIENFYDMAGDFGNIVHEGKVEFNGGKKPIRLIDMYLDYFSDKDITVLDFFAGSGTTGHAVLKKNSVDGGTRKFILCQSEDGNIAIGKTYQRFKNIEDDYDFNLSVYRTEFIPKYSVEEVSISEKLLEHIGEMAQLNFGIDLESSRALKLILSEEELDTYFNNEEVKDFSLLIPSFVLLTGEQEELASERNIQIIPVPDYYFTEELREVGEL; via the coding sequence TTGACTAACTTAAGCCAACAAAAACGAAAACGTATGATGGAATTTTTAGATTCAATAAAACAATCAAGCAATGACGAGCAAATAAAAGCTGTCAATGAAATTGAATCTTTTCTGATTGAAAAACGATATGGTCTTGTTTGGGAAGAACATGAAGAAAATGTAGATTTATTGATGGTTAAAAATATTCCTGTTTTCTCAGAAGAAAAATCTTTAAAAATACGTTCGAATTCAAATAAATTAATTAACCATCTATTGATTGGAGATAATCTTCATAGCTTAAGGTTATTACAAAAAACCCACAAGGGCAATGTTGATATGATTTATATTGATCCCCCGTATAATACTGAGTCTGAAGGGTTTTACTATAACGACACTTATGTAGGAAAGGACGATGGTTTTAGTCACTCAAAATGGTTATCCTTAATGGAAAAAAGATTAAGAATCGCCAGAGATTTACTGTCAGATAAGGGATTTATTTTTATAAGTATTGATGATAACGAATATGCACCTTTGAAAATGCTTATGGATGAGATTTTTGGACAGGAAAATTATCAGAAGACTGATTATTTGCAAGTCCGATACGCAGATAAAATTTTAAAACAAGATATGGTATATCATAAACAGATTGAACAAGTCTTGATTTACTCAAAAATACCAGGTACAAAGCCAAACCAGAAGCAGGAAGTCTATGGCTTTGAAAAATTCTCTTATAGTTTTGAAGAAAAAGCAACTCCTGTTAAGACACTTAATCTAGGTGGGAAGAAAGTAGATGTGTTTGAAAAAGGAGACTGGAAGCTAATCAAAGGTGAGGGAAGTGCAGATGGATTGAAAGAAGTGTGGGCTTCTGGGAGCATCTTGAATGGCAACTCATCAGGTAGGTTTGCCAGAGATTATCTTACTGGAAGATCCTCTGAGGATGGCTTAGGGGTTTTGTATAAAGTCTATGGTATTGGGGATGACCAATTTGATTCAAGATATTTTGTTGGTCCGTCAAGGGAAGGTGCAACAAGAATGAAATATTATCAAGGTGTACCAATTGAAAAATTAGATGGAGAAACGAAAGTTTCCAAACCAATCGAAAATTTTTATGATATGGCGGGGGATTTTGGAAATATCGTTCACGAAGGAAAGGTAGAATTTAATGGTGGTAAAAAACCAATTAGACTAATTGATATGTATCTTGATTATTTTTCTGATAAAGATATTACTGTCTTGGATTTTTTTGCTGGATCTGGAACTACTGGTCATGCCGTTTTAAAAAAAAATAGCGTAGATGGCGGGACAAGAAAATTCATTCTTTGTCAATCAGAGGATGGTAATATAGCTATAGGGAAGACCTATCAAAGATTTAAGAATATAGAGGACGATTATGATTTTAATCTGAGCGTATATAGAACAGAATTTATACCAAAATACAGTGTTGAAGAAGTATCTATTAGTGAAAAGCTTTTAGAACACATTGGAGAGATGGCACAATTAAATTTTGGTATCGATTTGGAATCATCCAGGGCATTAAAATTAATATTAAGCGAAGAAGAACTAGATACATATTTCAACAATGAGGAAGTTAAGGACTTTTCATTATTAATTCCATCGTTTGTTTTATTAACAGGTGAGCAAGAAGAATTAGCAAGTGAACGTAATATTCAAATTATTCCTGTCCCAGATTATTACTTTACTGAAGAATTACGAGAGGTGGGAGAATTATGA
- a CDS encoding UvrD-helicase domain-containing protein produces the protein MKSHFNRDLQVETEVSLFIDKYMYPRIGHGFERQTAKEQQKKGIDIKLQLNENTMLIDNKCAFYYANKNLSTFTFELSYEKKGTPRKGWLLNPDLLTTHYNVMWLNTKDSSIKPQDITVQDIKEIEAMILSKQNLESYLDMLGFNRDTLEKMDAEIRNSNTTRKRLTPHIDLVLSYLIAERPVNIKINKTELAKIADYHLKVTESKLHDLKNDTITKARVQDVITPPGLKAEQTVFNALKKYYKGRNNHLFLHYPLHNQGFRGRHEIDILVVNRQSGITVVEVKGITIDQLSSIQGGDWYYNNYAIEKGNPYKQAETQLNILCNEIEQNPQLFRKFTKRVVIALPYITRSEWEKKGIQNNIVHIPPILFKDDLTSVTEIQKFEEYFLYSALQPLENTQWELMKQFFGIKENESMAIEEPYSTLYVFPVERMFEQKKREIKEKLTNGVKITILSYFEMDITWKNLFEEFTRNYQLQCFSSVNEAPIEDGIVIEDGEEILPERIVNDFKSFNYEQYQAVHTPYNSHLMVKAGAGTGKTHVMIDRIMFLLTKNILLRDIIMITFTNESTNEMKKRLKDKLTSLSKLTGKTKYGLYAEDVKEMQISTIHSFSKSILTSLAHEIGYGKNVRLRSFIQEKKNIIHGLIDEFYRSKPDSMSIHTLKHYDLVNIIFSFWDEMEKKGLSKEEIQGLDWGEPIDHSFTSLHQLFKYVFEHTEERLDQVKKEENAFSTNDLIRKIKEFSRDKAKITQYDQDKYIFIDEFQDSDNVQIELVASLANDLNYKLFVVGDVKQSIYRFRGADYKSFDLLEDRVDKVEGDSAFLDISLNKNYRTASSILEKLHPLFNKWGEKEWLTYDNKLVGMNNRTEKTNEFQIIATDSKKSNEAVIQAIRHSLEITRDLPKKHNRKIAIIVRTNLQARKVNEWCNQAGIPTMQNLDGTFYTSEAVRDFKALIDGLLFPQDAKHVLTALQSPYFRYKIPYQVLLPFNGVNKEILAFIHDRIGNDFKQYTKQLKTYPVMAVIQKIISEKGVFQHLNEYYRHLFEEDEQLENFLVKYKKNLFHLLNIIQQQFDMMNTTLYTIHKWLTLQMRTNRTENEPKAEALENSIDITTVHRSKGLEYHTVIIPKTTNPFDVTRTTFYIEEEDKVSKPNDRKVAWFIDNKDIKSQSSHFNKLQEFDQEEVYKEETRLLYVVMTRVMERLVVFVPLSNRQRTWSEVIKETGVKVVQYDR, from the coding sequence TTGAAATCACATTTTAATAGAGATCTTCAAGTAGAAACAGAAGTTTCTCTTTTTATCGATAAATATATGTATCCACGCATTGGACATGGTTTTGAACGACAAACAGCAAAAGAACAACAGAAAAAAGGTATCGATATAAAACTACAATTGAATGAAAATACCATGCTTATTGATAATAAGTGTGCGTTTTACTATGCAAATAAAAACTTGAGTACTTTTACATTTGAGCTATCTTACGAAAAGAAGGGTACACCAAGAAAAGGGTGGCTATTAAATCCAGACCTATTAACGACTCATTACAATGTTATGTGGTTAAATACAAAGGATTCTTCTATCAAACCACAGGATATTACGGTACAAGACATTAAAGAAATAGAAGCGATGATACTTTCAAAACAGAATTTAGAATCCTATTTAGACATGTTGGGATTCAATCGAGACACTCTTGAAAAAATGGATGCAGAGATAAGAAATTCCAATACTACTAGAAAACGGTTAACGCCTCATATTGATCTAGTATTGTCATACCTTATAGCAGAAAGACCAGTTAATATTAAAATAAATAAAACAGAATTGGCTAAGATTGCAGACTATCATTTGAAAGTCACAGAGAGCAAACTTCATGATTTGAAAAATGACACAATAACAAAAGCAAGAGTCCAGGATGTTATAACTCCTCCTGGTTTAAAAGCTGAGCAAACTGTGTTTAACGCATTAAAAAAATATTATAAGGGTCGAAATAACCACCTTTTCTTGCATTACCCTTTGCATAATCAAGGATTTAGAGGGAGACATGAGATTGATATTCTAGTAGTTAACCGTCAAAGCGGGATAACAGTAGTTGAAGTTAAGGGGATAACCATCGATCAACTCTCATCTATTCAAGGCGGAGATTGGTATTATAACAATTATGCAATAGAGAAGGGGAACCCTTATAAACAGGCAGAAACTCAATTAAATATTTTATGTAATGAAATAGAACAGAACCCGCAATTGTTCCGAAAGTTTACAAAAAGAGTAGTAATTGCACTTCCTTACATTACTAGGTCCGAATGGGAGAAAAAAGGAATCCAAAATAATATTGTTCATATACCACCTATTTTATTTAAAGATGACCTAACAAGCGTTACAGAAATCCAAAAGTTCGAGGAATATTTTCTATATAGTGCATTACAACCGCTGGAAAATACTCAATGGGAGCTAATGAAACAATTCTTTGGTATCAAGGAAAATGAATCTATGGCTATAGAGGAGCCTTATTCGACTCTATATGTATTTCCTGTTGAAAGAATGTTTGAACAAAAGAAGAGGGAAATTAAGGAAAAGCTAACAAATGGTGTGAAAATAACGATCCTAAGTTATTTTGAAATGGATATAACATGGAAGAATTTGTTCGAGGAATTTACACGTAACTACCAACTACAATGTTTTTCTAGTGTTAATGAGGCTCCAATAGAAGACGGAATTGTGATTGAGGACGGAGAAGAAATACTTCCTGAAAGAATAGTAAATGATTTTAAAAGTTTTAATTATGAACAATACCAAGCAGTTCATACTCCGTACAACAGCCATTTGATGGTTAAAGCAGGGGCTGGTACAGGTAAAACACACGTGATGATAGACAGGATTATGTTCTTATTAACAAAGAATATATTGTTAAGGGACATTATAATGATTACATTTACAAATGAGTCCACAAACGAAATGAAAAAACGATTAAAAGACAAACTTACTAGCCTATCCAAGCTTACTGGGAAGACGAAATATGGATTATATGCAGAGGACGTTAAGGAGATGCAAATAAGTACGATTCACTCCTTTTCAAAATCAATTCTTACAAGCTTAGCCCATGAAATTGGCTATGGGAAAAATGTTCGGTTACGCAGCTTTATCCAAGAAAAGAAAAATATTATTCATGGACTGATAGATGAATTCTACCGTTCAAAACCAGATAGTATGTCAATCCATACGTTAAAACACTATGATTTGGTTAATATTATCTTTTCATTCTGGGATGAAATGGAGAAAAAAGGGCTATCGAAAGAAGAAATCCAAGGATTAGATTGGGGAGAGCCAATTGATCACTCCTTTACTTCGTTACATCAGTTGTTCAAATATGTATTTGAACATACAGAAGAAAGATTAGATCAAGTGAAAAAAGAAGAAAATGCTTTTTCTACGAATGACTTAATACGTAAAATTAAGGAATTCAGTCGTGATAAGGCAAAAATTACTCAATATGATCAAGACAAATATATCTTCATTGATGAATTCCAGGATAGTGACAACGTACAAATCGAGCTCGTAGCTAGTCTAGCAAATGATTTAAATTATAAACTGTTTGTCGTTGGTGATGTGAAACAATCAATCTACCGATTTAGGGGTGCAGATTACAAATCATTTGATTTATTGGAAGATAGGGTAGACAAAGTAGAAGGTGACTCTGCTTTTCTAGATATCTCTTTAAATAAGAACTACCGTACGGCTTCAAGCATTCTTGAAAAGCTCCATCCGTTGTTTAACAAATGGGGAGAAAAAGAGTGGCTAACATATGATAATAAGCTAGTTGGGATGAATAACCGTACCGAAAAGACAAATGAATTTCAAATTATTGCAACCGATTCGAAGAAATCCAATGAAGCTGTGATTCAAGCAATTCGTCATTCTTTGGAAATAACAAGAGATTTACCTAAGAAACATAATCGTAAGATAGCTATAATTGTTAGAACGAATTTACAAGCAAGAAAAGTAAATGAATGGTGTAATCAAGCTGGAATACCCACCATGCAAAACTTGGATGGTACCTTTTATACAAGCGAAGCAGTTCGTGACTTCAAAGCGTTAATTGATGGCTTACTTTTTCCACAGGACGCTAAGCATGTGTTAACAGCACTTCAATCGCCATATTTTCGGTATAAAATACCTTATCAAGTATTGTTGCCGTTCAACGGAGTAAATAAGGAAATCTTAGCTTTCATTCATGACCGAATTGGAAACGATTTTAAGCAGTATACGAAACAACTAAAAACGTATCCTGTGATGGCCGTTATTCAAAAAATCATCTCAGAAAAAGGAGTTTTCCAACACTTGAATGAATACTACCGCCATTTATTTGAAGAAGACGAGCAATTAGAAAACTTCCTAGTCAAATATAAAAAGAATTTGTTCCATTTACTAAATATCATCCAACAGCAATTTGATATGATGAATACCACGTTATACACAATTCATAAGTGGTTGACGTTGCAAATGAGAACAAACCGAACAGAAAATGAACCAAAAGCAGAAGCGTTGGAAAATTCTATAGACATCACGACAGTACACAGATCAAAGGGACTGGAATATCATACCGTAATCATCCCTAAAACAACGAATCCATTTGATGTCACACGGACAACTTTCTATATCGAGGAAGAGGATAAAGTCTCGAAACCTAATGATCGAAAAGTTGCATGGTTTATTGATAATAAAGATATAAAGTCACAAAGTAGTCATTTTAATAAATTACAAGAATTTGACCAAGAAGAGGTCTATAAAGAAGAAACAAGATTATTGTACGTCGTAATGACCCGAGTTATGGAGAGATTAGTTGTGTTTGTTCCACTATCGAATAGACAACGTACTTGGTCAGAGGTCATCAAAGAAACAGGAGTTAAGGTGGTGCAATATGACCGTTAA
- a CDS encoding anti-repressor SinI family protein, with translation MSSESISEKTMDKEWVEMILLAREMGLSIDEIRDFFKKCPRPE, from the coding sequence ATGTCAAGTGAATCGATTAGTGAAAAAACCATGGACAAAGAATGGGTAGAGATGATTTTGCTAGCTAGAGAAATGGGTTTATCTATTGATGAGATTAGAGATTTCTTCAAAAAATGCCCCCGACCTGAATAA
- a CDS encoding DEAD/DEAH box helicase family protein encodes MIRFPNGEGLFDFQREASEWLVNNSGSDSDNQLLIMKAPTGSGKTVILLNYIDDYLNYIGDRTVFVWLSIGSGELEEQSKAKMDYYLPDRSSKTLEDTLLTGFEACDVTFINWESVTKKGNKALKYGEMKNIKDRIAEAHKAGLNFIIIVDEEHLNKTAKAQDFIDNFSADNVIRVSATTIKNDSAKSYEIPEAEVIASGLITSAMYVNDGVDVAKADINTEYEYLLDLAISKRNEIHSEYEKLNKKIRPLVLIQFPNASEDLVTRVEHYLEEKGYSYKNNFLAKWLAEEKINIDGIEKMNATPEFLICKQAISTGWDCPRAKILVKLRENMTEQFETQTIGRIRRMPEAKHYDNDILDNCFMYTFDEDYKDAILNEGNAFERKEVFIKPEGKELILVKQVRDTASQNYGQREVRSILSEYLVKKYNLNKDRNLEAKEFNMKKLEADSWVFGTQIDRIYKKGKFVKLSDLIGNDPTKHASISYEVNTHTHGRDVMHIINELHGIISISDSVVRSIVKTLFHKKEYRRADNLLALDNREWYAFIINNRNRLKELFYEVKSQGLQVNEDTEQIALAFFKEREFKIPLSEVYRFDSQANPHLFGEDFENNVYDGYQKNMVTDKTRSGIEQKFENYCEDNSNVEWFYKNGDKGDKYFSIAYRDGVGKIRLFYPDYIVKLQNGDIWSIETKGGERSGQSQNIDKLAEIKFDAFKEYARRHKEINWGFVRDLNNQLFINNTKYSEVIYQSEEWKLLKDNF; translated from the coding sequence ATGATTCGTTTTCCAAATGGCGAAGGGTTATTCGACTTTCAAAGAGAGGCTTCAGAATGGTTAGTGAATAATTCGGGTTCCGATTCGGATAATCAATTATTGATTATGAAAGCACCGACTGGTTCAGGGAAGACAGTAATTCTGCTTAATTATATAGATGATTATCTGAACTATATCGGGGATAGAACTGTTTTTGTATGGTTATCAATTGGCTCAGGAGAGCTAGAAGAACAATCAAAAGCTAAAATGGATTATTATCTTCCTGACCGAAGCTCAAAAACACTTGAAGATACGTTGTTAACAGGTTTTGAAGCTTGTGATGTAACATTTATCAATTGGGAGTCAGTTACTAAAAAAGGTAATAAAGCTTTGAAATATGGAGAAATGAAAAATATCAAAGACCGTATTGCAGAAGCTCATAAGGCGGGATTGAATTTTATTATAATCGTGGACGAAGAACATCTGAATAAGACAGCAAAAGCCCAAGACTTCATAGATAATTTCTCGGCTGATAACGTAATTCGTGTGTCGGCAACGACAATCAAAAATGATTCGGCTAAAAGTTATGAAATACCCGAGGCGGAAGTAATAGCTAGTGGTCTAATAACTAGTGCGATGTATGTCAATGATGGTGTAGATGTTGCTAAAGCAGATATTAATACTGAATATGAATATCTATTAGATTTAGCAATTTCAAAGAGAAACGAGATACATTCGGAGTATGAGAAATTGAATAAAAAAATTCGGCCACTAGTGTTGATTCAATTCCCTAACGCATCGGAAGATTTAGTCACCCGTGTGGAACACTATCTTGAAGAAAAAGGATATAGTTACAAAAATAATTTCTTAGCAAAATGGCTTGCAGAAGAGAAAATCAATATAGATGGAATTGAAAAAATGAATGCTACTCCTGAATTCCTAATATGTAAACAAGCAATTTCAACAGGTTGGGATTGCCCGAGAGCAAAAATATTAGTGAAATTACGTGAGAATATGACTGAACAGTTCGAAACGCAAACAATTGGTCGTATACGACGGATGCCTGAGGCGAAGCATTATGACAACGATATTCTAGATAATTGCTTTATGTATACCTTTGATGAAGATTATAAAGATGCTATTCTTAATGAAGGAAATGCATTTGAACGGAAAGAAGTTTTTATCAAGCCTGAAGGTAAAGAATTGATTTTAGTAAAACAAGTACGTGATACAGCTTCACAGAACTATGGCCAACGTGAAGTTCGTTCGATTCTTTCAGAGTACTTGGTTAAAAAATATAATTTGAATAAAGATAGAAACTTAGAAGCAAAAGAGTTTAATATGAAAAAATTAGAAGCAGATTCATGGGTGTTTGGAACACAAATTGATAGAATCTATAAAAAAGGAAAATTTGTAAAGCTTTCCGACCTTATTGGCAACGACCCTACGAAACATGCTAGTATTTCATATGAAGTTAATACACACACACATGGTCGAGATGTAATGCATATTATCAATGAGTTGCATGGTATCATTTCAATTAGTGACTCAGTTGTCCGTTCTATTGTAAAGACGCTTTTCCATAAGAAAGAGTATCGTCGTGCGGATAATTTATTGGCGCTAGATAATCGTGAATGGTATGCATTTATCATTAATAATCGTAATAGATTAAAGGAACTGTTTTATGAAGTGAAAAGCCAAGGTCTTCAAGTAAATGAAGATACTGAGCAAATAGCACTAGCTTTCTTTAAGGAAAGGGAGTTTAAGATTCCTTTATCTGAAGTGTATAGATTCGATTCACAAGCAAATCCTCATTTATTTGGGGAAGATTTTGAAAATAATGTTTATGACGGCTATCAGAAAAATATGGTAACAGATAAAACACGTTCTGGAATTGAACAAAAGTTTGAAAATTATTGTGAAGATAATTCAAATGTTGAATGGTTCTACAAAAATGGAGACAAAGGAGATAAATATTTCTCAATCGCTTATCGTGATGGGGTAGGTAAAATCCGTTTATTCTATCCTGACTACATTGTTAAGCTTCAAAATGGAGATATCTGGAGTATAGAAACAAAAGGCGGAGAGCGTTCAGGACAGAGTCAAAATATTGATAAACTAGCGGAGATTAAATTTGATGCATTTAAAGAATATGCACGGCGACATAAAGAAATTAATTGGGGATTTGTTCGTGACCTAAATAACCAGTTATTTATTAATAATACTAAGTATTCAGAAGTAATATATCAATCAGAAGAATGGAAACTATTAAAAGACAATTTCTAA
- a CDS encoding TetR family transcriptional regulator, translated as MYITNREVYSKENTSLSSYEIIDADWNDEFGLVVILQEKEEFKVVYNDNTFIPNIELYYPIIRWIDNDTLVIANPRTESNEDNVFIFNLLGTILGSFNCGDGIEDLEVSKEGIWISYFDEGVFGTGLSTEGLVLVDFSGNVIFRFHSDLLNAPSIEDCYAICKGQGNTIWLFPYMEFPLVQVFPESRIVKSYKVPKKLHGSSAICVRGKYSYFYNSYSSDGELICWEIGKKQVQSIGNFNGVTRGLGNSEINHFISISEETIKLLRIHNVDEYNFS; from the coding sequence GTGTATATAACCAATAGAGAGGTGTATTCAAAAGAAAACACTTCTTTAAGTTCATATGAAATTATCGATGCAGATTGGAATGACGAATTTGGGCTAGTTGTAATTTTACAAGAAAAAGAAGAATTTAAAGTTGTTTATAACGATAATACTTTTATTCCTAATATTGAATTATATTATCCAATCATAAGGTGGATTGATAATGATACACTTGTGATTGCGAATCCAAGGACCGAGTCAAATGAAGATAATGTCTTTATTTTCAATTTATTAGGTACTATCTTAGGTTCATTTAACTGTGGGGATGGCATTGAGGACTTAGAGGTTAGTAAAGAAGGTATTTGGATTAGTTATTTTGATGAAGGTGTATTTGGAACAGGTTTATCAACAGAGGGTTTAGTTTTAGTCGATTTTTCTGGCAATGTCATTTTTAGGTTCCATTCCGACTTATTAAATGCACCATCAATAGAAGATTGTTACGCAATATGCAAAGGTCAAGGTAACACCATATGGCTATTCCCTTATATGGAATTTCCTTTGGTACAGGTTTTTCCAGAATCAAGAATAGTTAAATCATACAAAGTTCCAAAAAAATTACACGGTTCGAGTGCGATATGCGTAAGAGGTAAGTATTCTTATTTTTATAATAGTTATAGTTCAGATGGAGAGTTAATTTGTTGGGAGATTGGAAAGAAACAAGTGCAATCGATAGGAAATTTTAACGGGGTTACAAGAGGGTTAGGCAACAGTGAAATTAATCATTTTATCTCTATATCTGAGGAAACTATAAAATTACTTAGAATACATAACGTTGATGAATACAACTTTTCCTAA
- a CDS encoding DNA/RNA non-specific endonuclease — MKKLTYIFMAFLLVFLAACSSNETTGKEENAETKIEGKKKEQGVAEAKEKAEKSNSKSGVSPSVPATSTPTITSVNGDFDYSKYTLIVVDGGAMSGSRKPNVRVDVGYGDRDYWAFTNEYGQLIRVEAKNITLQNPNTEHVLSSGRYYSDEAKVPGTEGQELDEGHVIADSLGGVSNAYNITPQDSILNRHGDQAYMEKVIRDAGGCTDFVAVIQYPNTQTQIPNHYKFTYKIQGRTITDEFDNVNPDEVNKNLGETTGTSSTPPKPDNVPANETVSSNEDVSKVDTNHNGSVTIAEAKAAGFKMPITRDSWLYKYMDDRDGDGLVGE, encoded by the coding sequence ATGAAGAAATTAACCTACATATTTATGGCGTTTTTATTAGTTTTCCTTGCAGCTTGTTCATCAAATGAAACAACTGGCAAAGAGGAAAATGCTGAAACAAAGATAGAAGGAAAAAAAAAGGAACAGGGTGTAGCTGAGGCTAAAGAAAAGGCAGAAAAATCGAATAGTAAAAGCGGAGTCAGTCCAAGCGTTCCTGCCACTAGTACACCAACGATAACAAGTGTTAATGGTGACTTTGACTACAGTAAATATACTCTAATTGTAGTAGATGGCGGAGCTATGTCAGGTTCTAGAAAGCCGAATGTAAGAGTTGATGTTGGGTATGGTGACAGGGACTATTGGGCTTTTACAAATGAATACGGACAGCTAATTCGTGTTGAAGCAAAAAATATAACTCTCCAAAATCCAAATACTGAACATGTTTTATCGTCTGGTAGATACTATTCTGATGAAGCAAAGGTTCCCGGTACAGAGGGTCAAGAATTAGATGAAGGGCATGTGATTGCTGACTCACTTGGGGGAGTATCTAACGCATATAACATTACACCTCAAGACAGCATTCTCAATAGGCACGGCGATCAAGCTTATATGGAAAAAGTGATTCGGGATGCAGGAGGTTGTACAGATTTCGTAGCAGTGATTCAATATCCAAATACTCAGACGCAAATTCCTAACCATTATAAATTCACTTACAAAATTCAGGGCAGAACCATTACAGATGAATTTGACAATGTAAACCCAGATGAAGTGAACAAAAATTTAGGGGAAACGACAGGTACGAGCAGTACCCCACCGAAACCAGACAATGTACCAGCAAACGAAACGGTAAGTAGTAATGAAGATGTTAGTAAGGTGGATACCAATCATAATGGAAGTGTTACGATCGCTGAAGCCAAAGCTGCTGGCTTTAAAATGCCAATTACGCGTGATTCATGGCTCTATAAATATATGGACGATCGGGATGGTGATGGACTAGTAGGTGAGTAA